The genomic DNA TGCTGATACATGGAAACAGCCAATTCGGTTGACTCATCACAATTCCTCAAAACAACTATTTTTGAAAGAGCCTGATCATATCATTATCACTAATGGGAAAACTGATTCTGCCGTTATACTCTTTCAAAAGCCTGCTTTTGAACTCCCAAGCGAGCTTATAGAACTTCTCCCACTCGGTACTCCCCTCAGCATTGGCAACGAGGTCAGTTGGCTCGGATTCCCCGCTATCGAACCCGATACTCTCTGTTTTTTTTCTGGTAACATCAGCGCATGGCAAGCCTTTAGAAAAGCCTACCTCATTGACGGTGTCGCTATTAACGGAGTCAGTGGAGGCCCCGTTCTGTATGTCAGCCAAACCAAAGGCATCCAAATTGTTGGTATCATTTCCTTCTATAAAGCCAGTCGTACAACTGGTGATGCGCTCCCCGGCCTGCTCTATGCTCAAGATGTTTCTCATTTTCATGGTGTTATTGCTCAAGTACGTTCCCTTGATGATGCCGACAAGAAGAAACTGGAACTTGAACAGCAACAGCAAACAGATAAAATCATTGCACAACCAAGTGCTTCACCTGACCGCCCAAAAGCGGGCGGCAGGTGACCTCTATCGTTGGCAGGAGAAAAGATGCAAATATCTACGTTCGACGAAGATCTTCTTGGACTCAAGGATTTTGCTGAAAGGCTAGAGCGCTTTATCAACGTTGAGCATTGCTTTGTTAGCGAAAGCCTAGTAATCAGTTTAAATGCAGGGTTTGGGGCTGGGAAGAGCACTTTCTTCAAAATGTGGGCAGATAGCATCACAAAGAACAATGGCCCAGACGAATCGCCATTGGTAGTCAAAGTAAACGCTTGGAACGATGACTACTGCGGTGATCCGTTTGTATCACTTGTATCGGCTCTCATTGAGTCCCTAAGAGACGAAAGCGAAGATGTTCAAAGTCTTCGCGATGCAGCCAAAGATGTAGGCTGGTTCTTGACAGGATTAGGGGGCCAAGTCGTCAACAAGCTCACAGGGATAAATGTAGTCGCGGCTGGCGAATTGACAGAAAAGAAGAGGGCAGCGCGAGGAGAGAATCAGGAAGTTCCGAAAGGCCTTTTTGATGCTTTTGGGAACAAGAAGAAAGCTTTGCAGTCATTGAAGTCCTCAATCAGAGCGCTTATCAAAGGAGAAAAACCAAATATTCTTATATTGGTTGATGAGATAGACCGATGTCGCCCAGATTATGCGATTTCGTATTTAGAGACAATAAAACATGTTTTCGATATTCACGGCATTGTCTTTGTTCTGGCTGTCGATCGCAAACAACTGGAGTGTTCAGCAAAAGCTTCTTTTGGCGCCGATCTGGATTTCCCAGAGTATTATAGAAAATTTGTGCAAAGAGAAGTAGCATTACCAATGCCAAATGAGAATTCCTATGGAACTCTTGCGTCGAGGTACGTTGAGTATTATTTGCAAAGAGAGAATGAGCGATATTGCTTTATGCCTATAGGTAGAGATCAGGTCGACAATATTGTTCACCTGATAAGTTTTATGCGAATGACGCCCAGGCAGGTCCAAGAGGTATTCAGGATTATGGGCCATGTTCTTGCGACAGATGAATCAAAAAAAGGGAAGCTACTTTGGTGCTTGGGGGTTGGAACAATTCTTATGTCTGCTTTGAGAATTGGTAATCCAAAAGTTTATGGGGAACTGGGAAGGCGCGAGCTAAGAGTTAAAGAGGCCTCTGATTTCTTCAGAAGACTTGACTCAACACACGCCGAATGGTGGTTCACGCTTTGCTTTACTGGAGGTGGCCTAAATCCTGAGGACGTAGACAAAAAGGAAGTAGCAGAGATCTATCGCGATGCAGGGTTCATCTCAGATGGCGAAGTGTCGCAGAGGGTGGCCAATCTTGGTCAATGGCATAGTGGGTGGGGACATTCCTCTGTAGGAAGGTTTGAGCAGATTTACTCAAAGATAGAGCAAATATCCTCGTGGAACTAGGAACAGCCAACAATAGTTTGCACACGGATTGCCTACAGCGCTGGCGCGCTTCCGGCAACCGGTGAAACTCGCGTTATGCAGGTCAACAATATGACACCGTTAAAAAACTTGACCACTCGCAGTGAAGATGACAGGGGAAAAAGAAGTATGAAAATGGATACTACTTTAAAAGGACGCCAAACCGACAACCCAATGAATGCAAC from Syntrophales bacterium includes the following:
- a CDS encoding P-loop NTPase fold protein; its protein translation is MAGEKMQISTFDEDLLGLKDFAERLERFINVEHCFVSESLVISLNAGFGAGKSTFFKMWADSITKNNGPDESPLVVKVNAWNDDYCGDPFVSLVSALIESLRDESEDVQSLRDAAKDVGWFLTGLGGQVVNKLTGINVVAAGELTEKKRAARGENQEVPKGLFDAFGNKKKALQSLKSSIRALIKGEKPNILILVDEIDRCRPDYAISYLETIKHVFDIHGIVFVLAVDRKQLECSAKASFGADLDFPEYYRKFVQREVALPMPNENSYGTLASRYVEYYLQRENERYCFMPIGRDQVDNIVHLISFMRMTPRQVQEVFRIMGHVLATDESKKGKLLWCLGVGTILMSALRIGNPKVYGELGRRELRVKEASDFFRRLDSTHAEWWFTLCFTGGGLNPEDVDKKEVAEIYRDAGFISDGEVSQRVANLGQWHSGWGHSSVGRFEQIYSKIEQISSWN